A window of the Dictyostelium discoideum AX4 chromosome 4 chromosome, whole genome shotgun sequence genome harbors these coding sequences:
- the msh4 gene encoding DNA mismatch repair protein (mutS homolog), whose translation MNNGISKNISFYKKINYTHNKPPAPHIPQQPQFLNNTQKNNDTIINNNNNADNDDIECIYDDYEFDDDDNNNDNDNDNDKADKNSYNNYIYKEITLNDFGDENDNESDLDDLDFDFEPTIIKNIENNKTSAINSKSFEQTSKSNHKLINYNPICKDIDENDLLLISKPKINIPMKTPPSLSKNNNTNSKPMSSLLNSKKSTSTINTPKINKTFPNTIQNSLRKSGSVNNENNSINSNIIKNKTKNHSGSIVAICENRTREIGYSSYNIESGEIETGQFCDSQTYFHLYTKLYILNPSIIVIPPIEQNREMVKLIENAYPNVKIIPIIKKLFNENDGISLMNQYCLIDKISIIEKFTKDKVLSLSSFNALIKYLEQDGIMFVKNCIRIKYSGSENSMQIDAETIKNLELIHSSKDGSRNCTLYQSINNTSTSQGSRLLISAIVQPSNDFETIKHRQNAIKQLLSNQRVVFTLTPLLSKIQDIDKTLLLFSQQNKQVTIKSIETSIKCFIDFKNIFELLPKISNLLNSGTICDNPMLNLIKGKLNNETNNILIKESSKVLNVNLNFQLSKQDQQHQQKEQQQQQQQQVNKINYKIIMYIKDGVNGLLDVCKKTYKEITDDINKLTKYYKEQFKLPQLKLQHCQTKGYYYSLPCKNKALFHLPNVFVRSSYRNQKYYLFSEELTSLSRRSREVFEEIIILSAQSIEKLIEFYRSHISELYNISESISLLDFLVSGALYSLQLDQSVCPEIFNGKGPLAIKSGYHPLQLKKSKKKESFSTCFVPNDTLINETASFQLIHGCNMSGKSTYIQQVALLTIVAHIGYFLPAEFATVPIVDQIISRLGTSDNIQSNASTFMTEMKEISYILENTTESSLVIIDELGRGTSNMDGSSIAWSISEHLSMIGCYTLFVTHYQQLLNLATFYPNIRVYHFQVSKDDSSGLKYNYLFSEGVSSIDSYGVETAELAGIDSKVIQSAKTIRNLLESKSNNNQINPNTNNQSINQYHHPSRDSYQLLQKLLNLKFSKLSDVQLKNYLLKLKEDFNFS comes from the coding sequence ATGAATAACGGTATCTCAAAGAATAtatctttttataaaaaaataaattataccCACAACAAACCACCAGCACCACACATACCACAGCAAccacaatttttaaataatactcaaaaaaacaatgacacaataataaataataataataatgccgataatgatgatattgaatGTATATATGATGATtatgaatttgatgatgatgataataataatgataatgataatgataatgataaagcTGATAAAAATTCCtacaataattatatttataaagaaattacattaaatgattttggtgatgaaaatgaCAACGAGAGTGATTTAGATGATttagattttgattttgaaccaacaataattaaaaatatagaaaataataaaacctcAGCAATCAATTCCAAATCATTTGAACAaacttcaaaatcaaatcacAAACTTATAAACTATAATCCAATTTGTAAAgatattgatgaaaatgatttattattaatttcaaaaccaaaaattaatattccaATGAAAACCCctccatcattatcaaaaaataataatactaactCGAAACCAATGAGTTCACtcttaaattctaaaaaatccACTTCAACTATAAATACACCaaagataaataaaacatttccaaatacaattcaaaattcaTTAAGAAAATCTGGTTCagttaataatgaaaataattcaattaatagtaatataataaaaaataaaactaaaaatcaTAGTGGTTCAATTGTTGCAATTTGTGAAAATAGAACTAGAGAAATTGGTTACTCTTCATATAATATTGAAAGTGGTGAAATTGAAACTGGTCAATTTTGTGATTCTCAAacttattttcatttgtatacaaaattatatattttaaatcctTCAATAATAGTTATACCACCAATTGAACAAAACAGAGAAAtggttaaattaattgaaaatgcaTATCCAAATGTAAAGATTATACCAATTATAAAGAAactatttaatgaaaatgatggtatatcattaatgaatcaatattgtttaattgataaaatatcaataattgaaaagTTTACAAAAGATAAAGTTTTATCACTATCAAGTTTCAAtgcattaattaaatatttagaaCAAGATGGTATAATGTTTGTAAAGAATTGTATTCGTATAAAGTATTCAGGAAGTGAAAATTCAATGCAAATAGATGCagaaacaataaaaaacttGGAATTAATTCATAGTTCTAAAGATGGTAGTAGAAATTGTACATTatatcaatcaattaataatacatcAACATCACAAGGTTCAAGACTATTAATTAGTGCAATAGTACAACcatcaaatgattttgaaactaTTAAACATCGTCAAAAtgcaattaaacaattactTTCAAATCAAAGAGTTGTCTTTACTTTaacaccattattatcaaagaTTCAAGATATCGATAAAACcttattactattttcacaacaaaataaacaagttacaataaaatcaattgaaacttcaattaaatgttttattgattttaaaaatatatttgaacttttaccaaaaatttcaaatctaTTAAATAGTGGTACAATTTGTGATAATCCaatgttaaatttaattaaaggaaaattaaataatgaaacaaataatattttaattaaagaaagttcaaaagttttaaatgtaaatttaaattttcaattatcaaaacaagatcaacaacatcaacaaaaagaacaacaacaacaacaacaacaacaagttaataaaattaattataaaattataatgtaTATAAAAGATGGTGTAAATGGTTTATTAGATGTTTGTAAGAAAACCTATAAAGAAATTActgatgatattaataaattaacaaaatattataaagaacaatttaaattaccacaattaaaattacaacatTGCCAAACTAaaggttattattattcgtTACCATGTAAGAATAAAGCATTATTTCATTTACCAAATGTATTTGTTCGTTCAAGCTATAGAAATCAAAAGTACTATTTATTTAGTGAAGAATTAACTTCACTATCAAGAAGAAGTAGAGAAGTATTTGAAGAGATTATTATACTTTCAGCACAATCGATTGAAAAGTTAATTGAATTCTATCGTTCACATATTTCTGAGCTTTATAATATTTCagaatcaatttcattattagatTTCTTGGTATCTGGTGCATTATATTCACTACAATTGGATCAAAGTGTTTGTCCTGAAATATTTAATGGTAAAGGTCCATTGGCTATTAAATCTGGTTATCATCCAttacaattaaagaaatcaaagaaaaaagaatcaTTTTCAACTTGTTTTGTACCAAATGATACTTTAATCAATGAAACAGCCtcatttcaattaattcatggTTGTAATATGTCTGGTAAATCTACATACATCCAACAAGTAGCCCTCTTGACTATAGTAGCTCACATTGGTTATTTTTTACCTGCTGAGTTTGCAACTGTACCAATTGTTGATCAAATCATTAGTAGACTTGGCACATCAGATAATATTCAATCAAATGCTAGTACTTTTATGACGGAAATGAAAGAAATCTCTTACATCTTGGAGAATACAACTGAAAGTAGTTTGGTTATTATTGATGAATTAGGTAGAGGTACCTCAAATATGGATGGATCTTCAATTGCATGGTCAATTAGTGAACATCTATCAATGATTGGTTGTTACACTCTCTTTGTAACTCACTATCAACAATTACTAAACCTTGCTACATTTTATCCAAATATTAGAGTTTATCACTTTCAAGTTTCCAAAGATGATTCGTCtggtttaaaatataattatctCTTTAGTGAAGGTgtttcatcaattgataGTTATGGTGTTGAAACTGCTGAATTGGCTGGAATTGATTCAAAGGTAATTCAATCTGCTAAAACAATAAGAAATCTTTTagaatcaaaatcaaacaaTAACCAAATCAAtccaaatacaaataatcaaTCCATTAATCAATACCATCATCCATCTAGAGATTCTTATCAATTacttcaaaaattattaaatttaaaattttcaaaactaTCTGatgttcaattaaaaaactatttattaaaattaaaagaagattttaattttagttaa
- the spc98 gene encoding spindle pole body component 98, with amino-acid sequence MNSTFVQIPKLNINKQVKKKTDSITANTLLPKLMNDTSIQQPNQQQQQQQPQQPQQVTNGITILQNYQPQQPQPATTTTQQLNSANNTPTLVSTKKSVIGINEIPEHLLIRDIIYVFQGIDGTYIKYNKQSDSFKIDENTSNTLVNGEPAYISKPKRDLVYRLCEFGWLFKKVRLFITNNDFKKTGLTNQSFCSAINDELIELYRIIAILETQVYKKFDMVNYGGGGGGSGGSGSGSGLESPSSVSSGGTTTSTEIPFIDGDSLTLIRLFVWIQSPLKRLKVLGTCVDSITVDMKGGEILSKIDTLSKHGDQDIRILIHNIMFKICQPLFSMIRLWMFKGEINDPYQEFFIRQYESVQLEKTWKEKFAIVARLLPSFISLPLSKRILIIGKSINYMKQFCNNFKEDKNDRYYYYNQEDDDDDDEDHDDNDDDDENENQGEDDEIIERKLLIKESKIIKEKTKELNYINKEVLQEIIELVSRQSSERLLKIVLNRFKFMNHVKALKKYLLLGQGDFIQYLMDLIGEDLLKPTSQIQRHKLVGWMDTAIRNSNAQFEEQDIVNRLDIALLPERPGNIGWDIFSLDYHVDTPLNTILSPNDILRYKKIFHFMWGIKRVEYSLASIWRKIRSSTSLSILSPIGGDIHKSHLIMNEMVHFISNFQYYLMFEVLECSWKNLEKFIDQEATDLDQLIEAHHQYLQDICNKMFLSNSDSCYECFKKLLSIIIKFTLLQTKLINLSIAIQNEKNFNETHQAQVNKEFNSFRNHLNNLYQEYTTSFYKFQSEILKVKVNQDLNPISLQYMLDFNEYYEEKKDN; translated from the exons atgaattcaaCATTTGTACAGataccaaaattaaatataaataaacaagttaaaaaaaagacaGATTCAATTACAGCAAATacattattaccaaaattaatgaatgatACTTCAATACAACAaccaaatcaacaacaacaacaacaacaaccacaacaaccacaacaagtTACAAATGGTATAACGATTTTACAAAACtatcaaccacaacaaccacaaccagcaacaactacaacccAACAATTAAATAGTGCAAATAATACACCGACATTAGTATCAACTAAAAAATCAGTTATTGGAATCAATGAAATACCTgaacatttattaattagaGATATAATTTATGTTTTTCAAGGTATTGATGGtacatatataaaatataataaacaaagtgattcatttaaaattgatgaaaatacATCCAATACATTAGTAAATGGTGAACCAGCATATatatcaaaaccaaaaagAGATTTAGTTTATCGTCTTTGTGAATTTGGTtggttatttaaaaaagttagattatttataacaaataatgattttaaaaagactGGTTTAACAAATCAA agTTTTTGTTCAGCAAtaaatgatgaattaattgaattatataGAATTATAGCTATTTTAGAGACTcaagtttataaaaaatttgatatgGTAAAttatggtggtggtggtggtggtagtggtggtagtggtagtggtagtggattagaatcaccatcatcagtATCATCAGGTGGTACAACAACAAGTACAGAGATACCATTTATTGATGGTGATAGTTTAACATTGATTAGATTATTCGTATGGATTCAATCACCATTAAAGAGATTGAAAGTGTTGGGAACATGTGTTGATTCGATAACAGTTGATATGAAGGGTGGTGAAATTCTATCGAAAATCGATACACTATCAAAACATGGTGATCAAGATATTAGAATATTGATTCATAATATaatgtttaaaatttgtCAACCATTATTCTCAATGATAAGGTTATGGATGTTTAAAGGTGAAATCAATGATCCATATCAAGAGTTTTTCATTAGACAATATGAATCGGTTCAATTAGAGAAAACTTGGAAAGAGAAATTTGCAATCGTTGCAAGACTATTACCATCATTCATTTCACTACCATtatcaaaaagaattttaatcattggtaaatcaataaattatatgaaacaattttgtaataattttaaagaagataaaaatgatagatattattattataatcaagaagatgatgatgatgacgatgaagaTCATGacgataatgatgatgatgatgaaaatgaaaatcaaggtgaagatgatgaaattattgaaagaaaattattaattaaagaatcaaaaattattaaagaaaaaactaaagaattaaattatatcaaTAAAGAAGTATTACAAGAGATAATAGAGTTGGTGTCTAGACAAAGTTCAGAGAGATTGTTAAAGATTGTATTgaatagatttaaatttatgaaTCATGTAAAAGcattaaagaaatatttattattgggACAAGGTGATtttattcaatatttaatggaCTTGATTGGTGAGGATTTATTGAAACCAACTAGCCAAATTCAACGTCATAAATTAGTAGGTTGGATGGATACTGCAATTAGGAATTCAAATGCTCAATTCGAGGAACAGGATATTGTAAATAGGTTAGACATTGCATTGTTACCTGAACGACCTGGAAATATAGGTTGGGATATTTTCTCATTGGATTATCATGTCGATACACCATTGAATACTATCCTCTCACCAAATGATATATTACGTTATAAAAAGATCTTTCATTTTATGTGGGGTATAAAAAGAGTTGAGTATTCGTTGGCTTCGATTTGGCGTAAAATTAGGTCGTCAACTTCCTTATCGATTCTATCACCAATTGGTGGTGACATTCATAAATCTCATTTGATTATGAATGAAATGGTGCATTTCATATCGAATTTTCAGTACTATCTAATGTTTGAGGTTTTGGAATGTTCTTGGAAGAATTTAGAGAAATTCATAGACCAAGAAGCTACCGATTTAGATCAACTCATTGAGGCTCATCATCAATATCTTCAAGatatttgtaataaaatgtttttatcaaattctgATAGTTGTTATGAAtgctttaaaaaattattatcaattatcatcaaattcacTCTATTACAAACTAAATTAATCAACCTTTCAATAGCTAttcaaaatgaaaagaatttCAATGAAACTCATCAAGCTCAAgttaataaagaatttaatagttttagaAATCATCTAAATAATCTCTATCAAGAATATACAACttcattttataaatttcaatctgaaattttaaaagttaaagtaaatcaagatttaaatccaatttcATTACAATATATGTTAGATTTTAATGAATAttatgaagaaaaaaaagataattaa
- the pigA gene encoding GlcNAc transferase, which produces MDQQHQNQSQQNNTIEINNNNNNNNNNNIVNNNNNIDSIDNNNIVNINNNNNNNNNNNINNVNNYNINNNNIANFNYNNNNNNNNGERKYRIAMVSDFFYPNMGGVEEHLYQLSQCLIKRGNKVIIITHSYGDRFGIRYVTNGLKVYYIPQAPFYNQSSFPTLYFTFPLFRKILIRERIEIVHCHQAFSTLAHESILHARTMGYSTCFTDHSLFGFADASSIHMNKLLKFTLSDISHVICVSNTSKENTVLRAQLDPHLVSVIPNAVDTTQFTPDPSKRDPNKLTIVIMSRLVYRKGIDLIIDIIPNICKKFPNAYFVIGGDGPKRVSLEEMREKHQLHDRVELLGSVKHSNVRNVLVRGDIFLNSSLTEAFCIAIVEAASCGLYVVSTKVGGVPEVLPPHMISLAQPKSDDLEEKLTDAIINLKSTPLQTHEEVRTMYDWNDVARRTETVYDIISKAPKVPFIERLRRFVGCGLWAGKLNCMVVALDNLIYRCLEYYSPKEDIDEAFDFPIEGYTKFKQQIK; this is translated from the exons atggatcaacaacaccaaaaccaatcacaacaaaataatacaattgaaataaataataataataacaataataataataataatatagtgaataataataataatatagatagtatagataataataatatagttaatattaataataataataataataataataataataatataaataatgtaaataattataatataaataataacaatatagcgaattttaattataataataataataataataataatggtgaaagAAAATATAGGATTGCCATGGTTTCAGATTTCTTTTATCCAAATATGGGTGGTGTTGAAGAAcatctttatcaattatcACAATGTTTAATTAAGAGAGGAAATAAAGTTATAATCATTACACATAGTTATGGTGATAGATTTGGTATAAGATATGTTACAAATGgtttaaaagtttattataTACCTCAAGCACCATTTTATAATCAATCTTCTTTTCCTACATTATATTTCACTTTCCCATTATTTAGAAAGATTTTAATACGTGAAAGAATTGAAATTGTACATTGTCATCAA gcaTTTTCAACACTTGCACATGAAAGTATTTTACATGCAAGAACTATGGGATATAGTACATGTTTTACAGATCATTCATTATTTGGTTTTGCAGATGCAAGTTCAATACATATgaataaactattaaaatttacaTTATCAGATATATCACATGTTATTTGTGTATCAAATACAAGTAAAGAGAATACTGTATTAAGAGCTCAATTAGATCCTCATTTAGTATCTGTAATTCCAAATGCTGTTGATACTACTCAATTTACACCCGATCCTTCAAAAAGAGATCCAAATAAAT taacAATTGTAATTATGAGTAGATTAGTTTATAGAAAaggtattgatttaattattgatattatacCAAATATTTGTAAGAAATTTCCAAATGCATATTTTGtaattggtggtgatggtcCAAAACGTGTATCATTAGAAGAGATGAGAGAGAAACATCAACTTCATGATAGAGTTGAATTATTGGGAAGTGTTAAACATTCAAACGTTAGAAATGTGTTGGTTAGAGGtgacatttttttaaattcatcattgACTGAAGCATTTTGTATTGCAATTGTTGAAGCTGCAAGTTGTGGTCTATATGTGGTCAGTACAAAGGTTGGTGGTGTTCCAGAGGTATTACCACCCCATATGATATCATTGGCACAACCAAAGAGTGACGATTTAGAAGAGAAACTAACTGATGCAATCATTAATCTAAAATCAACACCTTTACAAACCCATGAAGAAGTTAGAACAATGTATGACTGGAACGATGTCGCACGTCGTACTGAAACAGTATATGATATCATTAGTAAAGCTCCAAAGGTGCCATTTATTGAAAGATTACGTCGTTTCGTTGGTTGTGGTCTTTGGGCtggaaaattaaattgtatGGTGGTTGcacttgataatttaatttatcgtTGTTTAGAATATTATTCACCAAAAGAAGATATTGACGAAGCTTTTGATTTTCCAATTGAAGGTTAtacaaaatttaaacaacaaattaaataa
- the ndc80 gene encoding kinetochore protein Ndc80, with product MHNNNLTYQQYQQQQLLIQQQQQQLLYQQQLLQQQQQQQQQQQQQKQYSHGRPSTLGLPSRKPPPMQPQPQPQIQAPIQLTFQQQQQLLQQQQYQFNNNLNTINNNNNNNITNRHSMVTPSTNLGGRSSLGPPSAMLTNNNNNNSNIRNTTFISNSGGNNNNNNNNNNNNNNNNNNNNNNNNNNNNIINNNNNNNIHTQVQPKKSIAPSKSNTISSNTTTTTTAASSSSSSNPSITLRQETRPVNDSKFQSQCLLRLQQFLSQSEKGYPRAITKDNLMSEINGLMKFLCLHIDPHFKLPTEKPEEEIISFFKMMGYRSAGFTKRVFSQVGNAHTRGHLLGAIIWMVELIEYDQIIRQMDSHIEREILNGNTIDENGNLTTTTSATNTNEDGNFNLTTQIFSKHVFKSYEAFLKGDDGNHVDQFLEEKFNEVNELIVKECEESMERQKKIKQEIVNLTQYITNDDIDQLNFKLEQTNQEIIATHDLINDNELEDQKLDQEIDQNQTHFQELEIQQKEHQKKKQEFESRIQIQQSNSVDAKRINQETFELKEELDKVQREQSRHDQLKQEKSKEIKQSINEIEKLIQSYKEICCKASLVTNDNLIIEKYRIIFTHTLNNNNNNNNTNNSSILNISNNIINNNNNNNNNNNNNYEEGIISISDLKLVIKNLQELNLEISQNISKIKQDLLKTSNLNDIQKESISDKELELARIKQKHDKQKNILKQEKQDQTFDITQREENIEQLKSSNKKLIDDGVRELEKTIQLLESQREEHSRLKIDLKQSSEQMKLQYLKRIERFISHRQLIGSQIFDTLRQMEELSLTQKILFPPPPPPPQLSQQHQQLMQQQHQNNTIDIDE from the coding sequence atgcataataataatttaacataccaacaatatcaacaacaacaattattaattcaacaacaacagcaacaattattgtatcaacaacaattattacaacagcaacagcagcaacaacaacaacaacaacaacaaaaacaatatagCCATGGTAGACCATCGACATTAGGTTTACCAAGTAGAAAACCACCACCAATGCAACCCCAACCTCAACCACAAATACAAGCACCAATACAATTAacatttcaacaacaacagcaattattacaacaacaacaataccaatttaataataatttaaatacaatcaataacaataacaataacaatatcaCAAATAGGCATAGTATGGTTACTCCATCAACAAATTTAGGTGGAAGATCTTCTTTAGGTCCCCCATCTGCAAtgttaacaaataataataataacaatagcaatATTAGAAATACAACATTTATATCAAATAGTGGtggcaataataataataataataataataataataataataataataataataataataataataataataataataataataataatataattaataataataataataataacattcaTACCCAAGTACAAcctaaaaaatcaattgcaCCAAGTAAATCAAATACAATATcatcaaatacaacaacaacaacaacagcagcatcatcatcatcatcatcaaatccATCTATTACATTAAGACAAGAAACTAGACCAGTTAATGATAGTAAATTTCAATCACAATGTTTATTAAGACTTCAACAATTTTTATCACAAAGTGAAAAAGGTTATCCAAGAGCAATTACAAAGGATAATCTTATGAGTGAAATTAATGGCTTAATGAAATTCCTTTGTCTTCATATTGATCCacattttaaattaccaacaGAGAAACCAGAGGAAGAGATTATATCATTCTTTAAGATGATGGGTTATAGATCGGCTGGTTTTACAAAACGTGTTTTCAGTCAAGTTGGTAATGCTCATACAAGAGGTCATCTATTGGGTGCTATCATTTGGATGgttgaattgattgaatatGATCAAATCATTCGTCAAATGGATTCCCACATTGAAAGGGAAATACTTAATGGTAATACAATCGATGAGAATGGTAACCTCACCACCACTACCTCTgccaccaacaccaatgaAGAtggtaatttcaatttaaccactcaaatattttcaaaacatgtttttaaatcttatgaagcatttttaaaaggtgatgatggtaatcATGTTGATCAATTTTTAGAAGAGAAATTCAATGAAGTCAATGAACTAATAGTGAAAGAATGTGAAGAATCAATGGAGAgacaaaaaaagataaaacaaGAGATTGTAAATCTAACACAATATATAACCAATGATGATATcgatcaattgaattttaaattggaACAAACCAATCAAGAAATCATTGCAACACATGATCTTATCAATGATAATGAACTTGAGGATCAAAAATTGGATCAAGAGATTGACCAAAATCAAACTCACTTTCAAGAATTGgaaattcaacaaaaagaacaccaaaaaaaaaaacaagaattTGAATCACGtatacaaattcaacaatcaAACTCTGTAGATGCAAAACGAATCAATCAAGAAACATTTGAACTCAAAGAAGAACTCGATAAAGTTCAACGTGAACAATCTAGACatgatcaattaaaacaagagaaatcaaaagaaattaaacaatcaattaatgaaattgaaaaattaattcaatcatATAAAGAAATTTGTTGTAAAGCTTCATTAGTaactaatgataatttaataattgaaaaatatagaataatatttactcatactttaaataataacaataataataataataccaataatagtagtattttaaatatttcaaataatataattaataataataataataataataataataataataataattatgaagaaggtataatttcaatttcagatttaaaattagttattaaaaatttacaagaattaaatttagaaatctctcaaaatatttcaaaaattaaacaagatttattaaagacaagtaatttaaatgatattcaAAAGGAATCAATTAGTGATAAAGAATTGGAATTGGCAAgaattaaacaaaaacatGATAAACaaaagaatattttaaaacaagaGAAACAAGATCAAACTTTTGATATAACTCAACGTGAAGAAAATATTGAACAATTGAAATCTTCaaataagaaattaattgatgatggtgttcGTGAActtgaaaaaacaattcaattattagaaTCACAACGTGAAGAACATTCTcgtttaaaaattgatttaaaacaatCATCTGAACAAATGAAacttcaatatttaaaaagaattgaaaGATTTATTTCTCATCGTCAATTAATTGGTTCTCAAATTTTTGATACATTACGTCAAATGGAAGAATTATCATTAactcaaaaaattttattccctcctccaccaccaccaccacaattatcacaacaacatcaacaattaatgcaacaacaacatcaaaatAACACCATTGATATTGATGAGtaa
- the fam32 gene encoding DUF1754 family protein has translation MYSNVVTGKLKLKGDVPEIPSHTNKKKKKSKKVKNELIKEEQQQHEEEEISNIKVSKTLTDAEKKHKEKLSRKEQKRIDKLVNKSHKEKIEEYNKYLSSLSEHHDVPKVGPG, from the coding sequence atgTATTCAAATGTTGTTAcaggaaaattaaaattaaaaggagATGTTCCTGAAATACCTTCacatacaaataaaaaaaagaaaaaatctaaaaaagttaaaaatgaACTAATCaaagaagaacaacaacaacatgaagaagaagaaattagTAATATTAAGGTATCAAAAACTTTAACAGATGCtgaaaaaaaacataaagagaaattaagtagaaaagaacaaaaaagaattgataaattaGTTAATAAATCACATAAAGAAAAAATCGaagaatataataaatatttatcaagTTTATCAGAACATCATGATGTACCAAAAGTTGGTCCTggttaa